A portion of the Phaeodactylum tricornutum CCAP 1055/1 chromosome 7, whole genome shotgun sequence genome contains these proteins:
- a CDS encoding predicted protein yields the protein MTFGAVAYRFIGRQVLQRPTRLALTRLLHCQRFEPKLSLGTSSFLPGRTFCRASKRPRCYARRKQSTSTTVKRENATLATAESAASNNERESFWKTVEDFWRKPRTIPIPRWISPRHHTMTVSEIFGHSSFLLVAISYAVDDFLMPRIIAVAGSTAMLVFTYFHPHGRVLWLPFKWNMLFIAINSYRIGKVYLERYWASQLSDEFLELRRKHFYLMDAEDFAKLVRLGKVEEYKPGDHIASQGVSNCYMRLVLEGDLDVLRDSELTYVLEKANFVAEAGLHAGLLLPGEMESCCTVVAKTKTRLLVWDRSELVELLARDAGILRALKATLTWDLVRKLKGQRLLLSTGRVNDPEAWTVRRNEQTQHRYAAILHNILLHPYYLKKERNELNKYRMIHHIDDEAHNKALREVGWTPEEFELGHRNGHGEDMVDGRRGWKWYIHEYFIRVFGH from the coding sequence ATGACTTTTGGAGCTGTCGCCTATCGATTCATTGGCCGTCAGGTGCTGCAGCGGCCGACCAGATTAGCGTTGACCAGGCTATTGCACTGTCAGCGCTTCGAACCTAAACTATCCCTGGGCACATCCTCATTCTTGCCCGGTCGAACCTTCTGCCGGGCCTCCAAAAGGCCCCGCTGCTATGCCCGTCGCAAGCAATCTACCTCGACGACGGTCAAACGAGAAAACGCGACTCTAGCGACCGCAGAAAGCGCCGCATCGAACAACGAGCGGGAATCGTTTTGGAAAACTGTGGAAGATTTCTGGCGCAAACCCCGCACGATCCCAATACCGCGCTGGATATCACCACGCCACCACACCATGACCGTATCCGAAATTTTTGGACATTCCTCCTTTCTACTCGTGGCCATTTCGTACGCtgtcgacgactttttgATGCCGCGAATTATTGCCGTGGCTGGCTCCACCGCAATGTTGGTCTTTACCTACTTTCATCCACACGGTCGCGTGTTGTGGCTTCCGTTCAAATGGAACATGCTCTTTATCGCAATCAATTCGTACCGTATTGGAAAAGTGTACTTGGAGCGCTACTGGGCATCGCAGCTGTCGGACGAATTTCTGGAACTCCGTCGAAAGCATTTTTACTTGATGGACGCCGAGGACTTTGCTAAACTCGTCCGTTTGGGAAAAGTAGAGGAATACAAACCCGGGGACCACATTGCGAGTCAGGGGGTCAGCAACTGTTACATGCGACTGGTTTTGGAAGGCGACTTGGACGTTTTGCGTGATTCTGAATTGACCTACGTTCTAGAAAAGGCTAATTTTGTGGCGGAAGCGGGCCTGCATGCGGGACTATTGCTGCCGGGTGAAATGGAGAGTTGCTGCACAGTTGTGGCCAAGACCAAAACGCGTTTGCTGGTTTGGGACCGTTCCGAGCTCGTGGAACTCCTGGCTCGGGATGCCGGCATTCTTCGCGCTCTCAAAGCAACCTTGACGTGGGATTTGGTCCGTAAGCTGAAGGGACAGCGCTTGCTCTTGTCGACCGGAAGGGTAAATGATCCCGAAGCGTGGACGGTGCGCCGCAACGAACAGACGCAGCATCGATATGCGGCTATTCTTCACAACATTTTATTGCATCCGTACTATCTGAAAAAGGAACGGAACGAACTCAACAAGTACCGAATGATTCATCACATTGATGACGAGGCACACAACAAGGCACTTCGAGAAGTAGGATGGACACCGGAAGAATTCGAGTTGGGCCATCGCAACGGACATGGAGAAGACATGGTGGACGGGAGACGTGGGTGGAAATGGTACATTCACGAGTATTTTATACGAGTGTTCGGCCATTGA
- the DRR1 gene encoding diatom response regulator 1 (Two-component response regulator) — protein sequence MIAFYHRYRTPLRRLRLWCVCLTYLVSLHSTNALIAKSCGSRQITGTWGYAHWARYGALRVKTFDPADNETEHDRRLQDHTFQARNRCWIVLVDDEESIRASVGQFLFDQGYQVTACADADAVLQVCAEPQRPGQLPRLPDAIVSDVRMPGKDGIELLGIIRNSQRLERVPVILLTAKAMTQDRVLGYRAGADVYLPKPFNPDELLSILDNTIQRKQQMTGTNGSLLDLKEEMSNIKELMKQNGKNVVKKTTVYLTPTERKVLGYLSQGYTNAEIADARGVNVQGVIRMIQKMYSETGTRNRTELVRWAMQTGYVSQKR from the coding sequence ATGATTGCCTTCTACCATCGCTACCGTACGCCGCTGCGAAGGCTGAGACTCTGGTGTGTGTGTCTGACGTATTTAGTAAGTCTGCATTCCACCAATGCTTTGATCGCGAAAAGCTGCGGTTCACGCCAAATCACCGGCACGTGGGGCTACGCTCACTGGGCCCGTTACGGAGCGCTCCGGGTCAAAACCTTCGACCCCGCCGACAACGAAACGGAACACGACCGGCGACTCCAAGATCACACTTTCCAGGCACGGAATCGCTGTTGGATTGTactcgtcgacgacgaagagtcTATTCGTGCGTCCGTGGGACAGTTCCTCTTCGACCAAGGCTATCAGGTCACCGCCTGtgccgacgccgacgccgttTTGCAGGTCTGTGCGGAACCCCAACGTCCCGGCCAATTGCCCCGACTGCCGGACGCCATTGTTAGTGACGTGCGGATGCCGGGAAAGGACGGTATTGAACTGCTCGGTATTATACGAAACAGCCAACGCCTCGAACGCGTTCCTGTTATCCTATTGACGGCGAAAGCGATGACCCAAGATCGTGTACTGGGATACCGGGCCGGTGCGGACGTATACCTGCCGAAGCCGTTCAATCCCGACGAGCTACTTAGTATACTGGATAACACCATTCAAAGAAAACAGCAAATGACGGGAACAAACGGTAGTTTGTTGGACTTGAAAGAGGAAATGTCCAATATCAAGGAGCTCATGAAACAGAATGGGAAAAATGTGGTGAAAAAGACGACCGTCTATTTGACGCCAACGGAGCGAAAGGTACTCGGCTACCTATCGCAAGGGTACACAAACGCAGAAATTGCCGACGCCCGTGGGGTCAATGTTCAAGGAGTTATCCGGATGATACAAAAAATGTACAGCGAGACCGGAACACGGAATCGAACCGAGCTCGTCCGGTGGGCCATGCAAACCGGTTACGTCTCGCAAAAGCGATGA
- a CDS encoding chitinase glycoside hydrolase family 18, ribosome-binding factor (Putative chitinase with glycosode hydrolase and ribosomal binding factor A domains. Chitinase active site detected in amino acid translation. 5' end has signal peptide. Similarity to T. pseudonana gene.) → MRPRTNSIGTLAVVVVLIIGVFRESSVSTTYAFPITPSTQHRVSHRERVPVLKGYSRSSPRTSKNTERSKRQERVGHLVRTEISNILHGGVIKGQDAEYLDAELRQRISVVSADISPDLRQARISVSVRAPPRNDQAEYNPAVDKRRAYAWLVRNTKPIRHTLAQRMSHMKSCPNLSFVQVDVAAAVDVMYLIDKVSQGYKRDKVDLFNGENVPTGVMDGIDFDEEFDEEDWDEDDEDFL, encoded by the coding sequence ATGCGCCCACGGACCAATTCCATCGGAACTCTggccgtcgtcgttgtcctTATCATCGGCGTATTCCGGGAAAGTTCCGTCTCTACAACGTACGCCTTTCCAATAACGCCGTCTACACAGCATCGTGTATCCCACCGCGAACGAGTTCCCGTACTGAAGGGATACAGTCGTTCGTCTCCACGCACGTCCAAAAACACGGAACGATCCAAGCGTCAGGAGCGGGTGGGTCATTTGGTGCGTACGGAAATTTCCAATATTCTGCACGGCGGTGTCATTAAAGGGCAAGATGCCGAGTATTTGGACGCCGAGCTCCGGCAGCGGATCAGTGTCGTATCGGCTGACATTTCACCCGATTTGCGGCAGGCTCGCATTTCCGTCAGCGTACGGGCTCCGCCGCGCAACGACCAGGCCGAATACAATCCGGCCGTCGATAAACGGAGAGCGTACGCCTGGCTAGTACGGAATACCAAGCCCATTCGACACACACTAGCGCAACGGATGAGTCACATGAAGAGCTGTCCGAATTTATCGTTCGTCCAAGTGGATGTGGCCGCCGCCGTGGACGTCATGTATCTGATCGACAAGGTCTCTCAAGGATACAAACGCGATAAAGTGGATCTGTTTAATGGGGAGAATGTACCCACTGGAGTCATGGATGGAATTGATTTTGATGAGGAGTTCGATGAAGAAGACTgggacgaagacgacgaggacttTTTGTGA
- a CDS encoding predicted protein, protein MAFFGPESAIGSDILDIGSRKALTKRQRGIGVDLGVPGQFDVPNVPDPALYCRSNFASACGNADAGQEVKFAKGTTTLAFKFNGGIIVSVDSRSTMGYYIASGTVKKVIEINPFLLGTMAGGAADCSFWERNLGMECRLYELRNGRRITVAAASKLLANVMSAYRGYGLSMGTMITGWDETGPQLYYVDNDGTRLKGKYFSVGSGSMYAYGVLDNHWREDLSVEEAIDLGKRAIYHATHRDAASGGINNLYHVTADGWKYIHGIDVNDMHYEFAEEKKNAMSS, encoded by the exons ATGGCTTTCTTTGGACCAGAATCTGCAATCGGCAGCGATATTCTGGATATTGGATCGCGCAAGGCTCTGACAAAGCGACAGCGCGGTATCGGGGTCGACCTTGGCGTCCCGGGACAGTTTGACGTGCCCAATGTTCCTGAT CCCGCTTTATACTGTCGCAGCAACTTCGCCTCCGCCTGCGGTAATGCCGACGCTGGACAAGAAGTGAAGTTTGCCAAAGGAACGACAACCCTTGCTTTCAAGTTCAATGGTGGAATCATTGTCAGCGTCGATTCGCGCTCCACAATGGGTTACTACATTGCGTCCGGAACAGTCAAGAAGGTCATCGAAATCAATCCATTTTTGCTCGGAACCATGGCTGGAGGCGCTGCAGATTGTTCCTTTTGGGAGCGAAACCTGGGAATGGAATGTCGTCTGTACGAGCTCCGCAACGGCCGTCGCATTACTGTGGCGGCAGCCTCCAAGCTATTGGCCAACGTCATGAGCGCTTACCGCGGCTACGGTCTCTCCATGGGAACTATGATTACTGGCTGGGACGAAACCGGCCCTCAGCTGTACTACGTTGACAACGACGGCACCCGCCTCAAGGGCAAATACTTTTCGGTAGGCAGTGGTTCGATGTACGCCTACGGTGTTCTGGACAACCACTGGCGTGAAGATCTATCGGTGGAAGAGGCCATTGACCTTGGCAAGCGCGCTATATATCACGCCACTCACCGAGATGCCGCTTCGGGTGGTATCAATAACCTG TATCACGTGACCGCCGACGGATGGAAGTACATTCATGGAATTGACGTCAACGATATGCACTACGAGTTTGCcgaggaaaagaagaatgccATGTCTTCTTAA
- a CDS encoding predicted protein: protein MDGGTTSTGNQQPSVQKRRSSLFARATKSFARSNGNRGASVEVLRGNNGSDFEALGRVDRGGTDSGCLECLFLGRRSKCDTDYLMLIKGPFCFVFESVKAESPEYAIGLQNMRPEIQPPSSQGRTCVSMNTNLGDTEYEVSFESENTARQFAAAVREQAAAARAEQVRKDLGHTHLITKRSSLRYAENIALKKLNDQPESLVKTEDIMQNMPDPTMAM, encoded by the exons ATGGATGGCGGCACAACATCTACAGGAAACCAACAACCAAGCGTGCAAAAAAGGCGAAGCAGTCTTTTTGCTCGCGCCACGAAGAGTTTTGCGAG GTCGAATGGAAATCGAGGTGCGAGCGTTGAAGTTCTGCGTGGTAACAATGGTTCCGATTTTGAAGCATTAGGGCGCGTCGATCGCGGTGGAACAGATAGTGGATGCTTAGAGTGCTTGTTCCTTGGTCGCCGTTCAAAGTGCGATACAGACTACTTGATGTTAATCAAAGGACCATTCTGCTTCGTTTTCGAAAGCGTAAAGGCGGAATCGCCCGAGTACGCCATTGGTCTTCAGAACATGCGTCCGGAGATTCAACCTCCTTCTTCGCAAGGCCGTACATGCGTTTCAATGAATACGAATCTTGGCGACACAGAGTACGAAGTGTCGTTTGAGTCCGAAAATACGGCCCGTCAATTTGCGGCAGCCGTGCGAGAGCAGGCGGCGGCAGCGCGCGCAGAACAGGTTCGCAAAGATCTCGGGCATACTCACCTCATTACAAAGCGATCCTCTCTTCGCTATGCCGAAAATATTGCCTTGAAGAAGCTAAATGATCAGCCTGAGTCTCTCGTCAAGACGGAGGACATCATGCAAAACATGCCAGATCCGACTATGGCAATGTAG
- a CDS encoding predicted protein has protein sequence MPDHNRKRPTGFFSQQGTSGSSSYKGLPPPPPPPIPGTFHSEQSYFYNYNNVPQLNGLNHLPSKNLSDLHSHYQDHRSPNPAFHSLEHHSQSTIHRKRPRDDTEKPQWKCSPCKLILESEGALQAHKESHISCTACNFEGAPKVVKGHFQACHGKFSGAGFKQVTIAVPGCPIQRFKICVGNRPEDVQRWIAERKKRFPRRLPCPAEDVFDSRELAQSTSMKGGLGSLLEGYGSSSSEEGAVDESPPGAANAVQSETVEGEIVENESAKLELRHAGNELWDLRKQRPCHHFQRNGRCRNGRQCPYSHDVAVRGRSLKKSKESKNLLEKLLTNDVKREATLTLQILEYLVDTSFLSKPDRKNVS, from the coding sequence ATGCCAGACCACAACCGGAAGCGGCCTACTGGTTTCTTCTCGCAGCAAGGGACCTCAGGGTCTTCATCGTATAAAGGACTTCCACCACCTCCACCCCCTCCGATACCAGGAACATTCCATTCAGAGCAATCTTACTTTTATAACTACAACAACGTTCCTCAGCTAAACGGTTTGAACCATCTGCCTTCTAAGAACCTATCCGACTTACATTCCCACTATCAAGATCATAGGAGTCCAAACCCCGCGTTTCATTCTCTAGAGCATCATTCTCAGTCAACTATTCATCGGAAACGTCCACGGGATGATACAGAGAAACCGCAATGGAAATGTAGCCCATGCAAACTTATTCTTGAGTCCGAGGGTGCTCTTCAGGCGCACAAAGAGAGCCACATATCTTGCACTGCTTGTAATTTCGAAGGAGCTCCGAAGGTGGTGAAAGGCCATTTTCAAGCTTGCCACGGTAAGTTCTCTGGCGCTGGTTTCAAGCAAGTAACCATAGCTGTTCCTGGGTGCCCCATTCAGAGATTTAAAATATGCGTTGGCAATCGCCCAGAAGATGTACAGCGCTGGATCGCAGAGAGGAAAAAACGATTTCCACGCCGGCTACCATGCCCTGCTGAAGATGTATTTGACTCCAGAGAATTGGCACAGTCAACATCAATGAAAGGCGGCTTAGGTTCCCTATTGGAAGGTTACGGATCGTCATCCTCAGAAGAAGGCGCAGTCGACGAAAGTCCTCCGGGCGCAGCAAATGCCGTTCAATCGGAGACTGTGGAAGGCGAAATTGTTGAGAACGAGTCTGCGAAGCTCGAGTTGCGGCACGCAGGCAATGAGCTGTGGGATCTGAGAAAGCAGCGACCTTGCCATCATTTTCAGCGAAATGGTCGATGTAGAAATGGAAGGCAGTGTCCATATAGCCACGATGTTGCCGTTAGAGGTCGGTCTCTAAAAAAATCAAAGGAATCCAAGAATTTACTGGAAAAGCTTCTTACCAACGATGTCAAGAGAGAGGCGACACTTACCTTGCAAATTCTGGAATACCTAGTCGATACAAGTTTTCTCTCGAAGCCTGACCGAAAAAACGTTAGTTAG
- a CDS encoding predicted protein: MTAMNGSEMKVSEHEKRVDEEVKQLLLDIRRIGNVPGSPQVKFGELFDDDNVQQFYEALVGTLKSAKRRGVIDFKGQMLLKGMHDSVIISITEQGQKV, translated from the exons ATGACTGCCATGAACGGCTCCGAGATGAAAGTAAGCGAACACGAG AAAAGGGtggatgaagaagtcaaGCAACTCTTGCTGGACATccgaagaattggaaatgTACCTGGATCGCCACAGGTGAAGTTTGGAGAACtgtttgacgacgacaacgtaCAACAGTTCTACGAAGCCTTAGTAGGAACTCTTAAATCGGCGAAAAGACGCGGTGTGATCGATTTCAAGGGTCAGATGCTTCTGAAAGGCATGCACGACAGTGTGATTATCTCCATTACAGAGCAAGGTCAGAAAGTTTAG
- a CDS encoding predicted protein, whose protein sequence is MPGPGWLNGWLKINTKHVVFPKSAFVEKGGNQSNSQQSQKTTSTAQSSTMGSTPRDPELAAIKRFSNRRSRRRLQRTRSNSDLIRELAIEKHYDDHHLMDVPRVIGVSEDGNDSEHAPARGGKISQDSRPRRNTTGMREEGSLENVDSLGMVSTASSPPTIGDSRVCDHHENLYEAAFLHQFERRHAQDSLTPTRHDICRAAQADSQHRAFGGFLPHPFFQSEEPRDCQKCAELNAELIATLDDLEYMKTMALTSEAVADPVKQQTENFEKYSKQLHELTIRHKKQVEQLTRERSLWQHEMQLKLSKFSGLCKHLNEESAVRNVESASLREELASVKAERNVLAEEVLRLRAQAECYEKQKLEDEVTRAKLLDYEQRGLERSENEIRSRDQVIYELTSRLESTLDQLESERQQQRNRRQIIFPASS, encoded by the exons ATGCCTGGTCCAGGATGGCTCAATGGATGGCTGAAAATCAACACGAAGCATGTAGTTTTCCCCAAAAGCGCCTTTGTCGAGAAAGGCGGAAACCAGTCAAATTCTCAACAATCCCAGAAAACCACCTCTACGGCACAATCTTCTACCATGGGATCGACGCCACGGGATCCGGAGCTGGCGGCGATCAAACGGTTCAGTAATCGCAGGAGCAGACGTCGCTTACAACGGACGCGGTCCAATTCGGACCTCATTCGTGAGCTAGCGATTGAGAAGCATTACGACGATCATCATTTGATGGACGTTCCTAGAGTGATTGGGGTTTCGGAGGATGGGAATGATTCAGAGCACGCGCCTGCTCGTGGCGGGAAGATTTCACAGGATTCCAGGCCGAGGCGTAACACAACAGGTATGCGCGAGGAGGGTTCACTCGAAAATGTTGATTCACTCGGCATGGTATCTACTGCATCTAGCCCTCCAACCATTGGTGACTCTAGGGTGTGCGATCATCACGAAAACCTGTACGAAGCGGCGTTTTTGCATCAATTTGAACGGAGACATGCCCAAGATTCCCTGACTCCGACCCGACACGATATTTGTAGAGCCGCCCAAGCCGACTCCCAACACAGGGCGTTCGGCGGTTTTCTACCTCATCCTTTCTTTCAGTCGGAAGAGCCTCGTGATTGCCAGAAATGCGCTGAGCTCAACGCTGAGTTAATTGCTACTTTGGATGATTTAGAGTACATGAAAACAATGGCTCTAACTAGTGAAGCAGTAGCGGATCCGGTAAAGCAACAGACAGAAAATTTCGAGAAATATTCTAAGCAACTGCACGAATTAACGATTCGCCACAAGAAGCAAGTCGAACAACTAACCAGGGAAAGA TCCCTGTGGCAACACGAGATGCAATTAAAGCTAAGCAAATTCTCCGGCTTGTGCAAGCACCTCAATGAGGAATCTGCTGTTCGCAACGTAGAGTCTGCCTCTCTTCGAGAAGAACTTGCATCGGTAAAAGCCGAGCGCAACGTTTTGGCTGAAGAAGTTCTTCGCCTTCGCGCTCAGGCTGAATGCtacgaaaaacaaaagttgGAAGACGAAGTAACGAGAGCCAAGCTACTTGATTACGAACAACGTGGACTCGAACGCTCCGAAAACGAGATTCGATCACGAGATCAAGTCATCTACGAGCTAACGTCTCGTTTGGAATCCACTTTGGACCAGCTTGAGTCAGAACgccagcaacaacgaaaTCGTCGGCAAATCATCTTTCCCGCTAGTTCTTAA
- the CDH1 gene encoding predicted protein (CDH1 co-activator of the anaphase-promoting complex (APC).) encodes KRKRRISKVPFKVLDAPALKDDYYLNLVDWSSQNVLAVALGSCVYLWSACNSKVTKLCDLSLSNSSSSASEDSVTSVSWAQRGTHLAVGTNRGDVELWDTTKGKRIRSMPGHTARVGTLAWHGPTLASGSRDRLIFLRDVRVQSAYTDQLDFHKQEVCGLKWSFDDPGLLASGGNDNDLHVIDSRNPSSPVHKFSEHRAAVKAIAWSPHQHGLLASGGGTSDRCIRFWNTQSGVALHKIDTGSQVCNIAWSRNCNEIVSTHGYSLNQIIVWRYPSMSKVATLTGHSYRVLYLAMSPDGSTVVTGAGDETLRFWQIFPGPQSDNKDN; translated from the coding sequence AAGCGTAAGCGACGCATTTCCAAAGTTCCTTTCAAGGTCCTCGATGCTCCAGCTCTCAAGGATGATTACTACCTCAATCTCGTCGACTGGTCTTCGCAAAATGTTTTGGCGGTTGCTCTCGGGTCATGCGTATACCTGTGGAGTGCTTGCAATTCAAAAGTGACCAAATTGTGCGATCTGTCATTgtccaattcttcttcctcagCATCGGAAGATTCTGTTACGTCGGTTTCTTGGGCACAGCGAGGTACGCATTTGGCCGTTGGGACTAATCGCGGAGACGTAGAGCTGTGGGATACAACAAAGGGCAAGCGCATACGCTCCATGCCCGGTCATACGGCACGCGTCGGAACTTTGGCCTGGCACGGTCCGACGTTAGCGAGCGGCAGTCGCGATCGTCTTATTTTCTTGCGTGACGTGCGCGTACAATCGGCCTACACAGACCAGTTGGATTTTCACAAACAAGAAGTCTGCGGTCTTAAATGGTCCTTTGACGATCCAGGTTTGCTTGCATCGGgcggcaacgacaacgacttGCACGTGATCGATAGCCGTAATCCATCGTCTCCCGTCCACAAGTTTTCCGAACACCGTGCTGCGGTCAAGGCTATTGCCTGGTCGCCGCATCAGCACGGGCTTTTGGCTAGCGGAGGAGGGACATCCGATCGCTGCATTCGCTTTTGGAATACGCAAAGTGGTGTCGCTCTCCACAAAATCGATACCGGTAGCCAAGTTTGCAACATTGCGTGGTCTCGTAATTGCAACGAGATTGTGAGCACGCATGGATATTCGCTGAACCAGATCATCGTTTGGAGGTATCCTAGTATGAGCAAGGTCGCAACGTTGACGGGACATTCTTATAGAGTTTTGTATTTGGCTATGTCACCCGACGGATCTACGGTAGTCACTGGCGCAGGTGATGAGACTCTACGCTTCTGGCAAATCTTCCCTGGTCCGCAATCTGACAACAAGGACAAT
- a CDS encoding predicted protein, with amino-acid sequence MVFTSYFNRTLPNTGCRTGSGPGHSLNGSVPQYVIRYTISCTLCGTTKLDPPGPETVARRRALPGRGALPRPEATRTPRPRNETVDNGRPTVPFTVKPPSPRSRFRFLCFVQPERNDHTGRPIQPTESLSSNQQSSIDLFFLAAANSCYGVLIRYRLTVYATGDRSHWCCSQRFLRYGLGIDCIQSLLDCEPPPSYRQGPPPPGPPPPSRYGPPQPLSYATAGGHPGTNGGSYNMPPPPSGGWDGRSRNAPYGSHSHGPPPHAASHSTWGSHGSPPPGYSSRGAPPPPSHGISDRYYSSTHHPHPTSRGHGMGPSSSNNSHGIHEHEESSRSSYPHNSWNPHGPPPSGSWSRHGPPPPQQSQAQPPPTNPYGTSNYGPPPPPQHLSHGPPSSSSSQLYGSQGGWNTRSGSAATPPRSVYREMDMSYMTNSSVAGSTGRSPMDDDGGESSAGGSNRDKGRGSYKCGRCGVPKKGHLCPYQPKMKKPASGPPPNMRNAAVQVEMDEIQGFPESYAAEPYMSEHNMVVGEPHPSATSPVPPPRRQASPDRHGRMMPVDPALHTGHSITAPLDSSVRSASSRRGSPPVRSKSPDRPGSSPRMSPLLTVDTGVGDGSLTPDLDHGGEMLMENPMETMEEEKKARRCPPRKGVGSVGHGCGSTISCWSLCEETPAVVQSKRITGVWVFGGKPRLRLGVIRREQRARVTPPSDSSKTFESRMPFVG; translated from the exons ATGGTATTCACGTCCTATTTCAACCGAACGCTACCGAATACCGGATGCCGCACAGGATCAGGACCAGGACATTCGCTCAACGGTAGCGTTCCGCAA TATGTGATACGGTATACCATTTCCTGTACATTGTGTGGGACTACGAAATTGGATCCCCCTGGCCCGGAGACCGTTGCGCGCCGTCGTGCGCTACCGGGGCGGGGGGCGCTCCCACGGCCTGAGGCCACTAGGACACCGCGACCCAGGAACGAGACCGTGGACAATGGGAGACCGACAGTTCCCTTTACTGTCAAACCCCCCTCCCCCCGTTCCCGATTTCGGTTCCTTTGTTTCG TACAGCCGGAGCGCAACGACCACACGGGACGACCTATCCAACCGACGGAATCACTCAGTTCCAACCAACAATCATCGATTGATTTATTCTTTCTCGCTGCTGCCAATTCGTGTTACGGTGTGTTGATTCGTTACCGACTCACCGTCTACGCGACTGGGGATCGATCCCATTGGTGCTGCAGTCAACGATTCCTTCGTTACGGACTCGGAATTGATTGCATCCAGTCGTTGTTGGACTGT GAACCCCCACCTTCGTATCGACAAGGCCCTCCTCCTCCCGGTCCCCCACCTCCTTCACGCTACGGACCCCCGCAGCCTCTTTCGTACGCCACTGCCGGAGGTCACCCCGGAACCAACGGAGGATCGTACAACATGCCACCGCCGCCTTCTGGAGGATGGGACGGACGCTCACGCAACGCACCGTACGGGAGTCACTCGCACGGTCCTCCACCGCACGCTGCGTCACACTCGACTTGGGGATCCCACGGTTCTCCACCGCCGGGCTATTCCTCTCGAGGAGCTCCGCCACCGCCATCCCACGGTATTTCGGATCGGTATTACTCGTCTACGCATCATCCGCACCCAACGTCGCGGGGACACGGGATGGGCCCATCTTCATCCAACAATAGTCACGGTATACACGAACACGAAGAATCCTCACGATCCTCCTATCCCCACAATTCTTGGAATCCACACGGTCCGCCTCCATCGGGATCCTGGAGCCGCCACggaccgccgccgccgcaaCAATCACAAGCACAACCCCCACCGACAAACCCCTACGGTACTAGCAATTACggtccaccaccaccaccgcaaCACTTGTCGCACGGACCGCcatcctcttcgtcttcccaaCTCTACGGATCACAAGGTGGATGGAATACGCGCTCCGGGTCGGCGGCAACACCCCCGCGCAGTGTTTACCGAGAAATGGATATGTCCTACATGACGAACAGTTCGGTAGCGGGATCGACCGGACGATCACCCATGGATGATGACGGTGGCGAATCTTCCGCTGGTGGCAGCAATAGAGATAAAGGAAGAGGCAGCTACAAGTGTGGAAGA TGTGGCGTGCCCAAAAAAGGCCATTTGTGTCCCTATCAGCCCAAGATGAAAAAGCCGGCATCCGGACCGCCACCCAATATGCGTAATGCTGCCGTGCAAGTCGAAATGGACGAG ATTCAGGGATTTCCCGAGTCGTACGCTGCCGAGCCGTACATGTCCGAACACAACATGGTGGTTGGTGAGCCACACCCGAGTGCTACCAGTCCGGTTCCACCACCGCGTCGGCAGGCATCACCGGATCGGCACGGCCGCATGATGCCTGTGGATCCCGCCTTGCATACTGGTCACTCCATAACGGCGCCATTGGATTCTTCTGTTCGCTCAGCATCAAGCCGACGGGGGAGTCCCCCCGTGCGATCGAAGTCCCCGGATCGACCCGGCTCCAGTCCACGCATGAGTCCTCTCTTGACCGTCGACACGGGAGTGGGCGACGGATCACTCACCCCGGATTTGGACCACGGCGGAGAAATGTTGATGGAGAACCCTATGGAAACAATggaggaagagaaaaa AGCGCGACGTTGTCCCCCGAGAAAGGGAGTCGGTAGCGTTGGTCACGGATGCGGGAGTACAATTTCCTGTTGGAGTTTGTGCGAAGAAACTCCTGCAGTCGTGCAATCAAAAAGAATCACGGGAGTTTGGGTTTTTGGGGGAAAACCTCGTCTACGACTGGGAGTCATTCGTCGTGAACAACGAGCTCGTGTCACACCCCCGAGTGATTCCAGCAAGACGTTTGAATCCCGCATGCCGTTCGTCGGATAG